From the genome of Ralstonia insidiosa:
CCGGTTCTGCGCCAAGAATTTGATGTGCTCGTAGTACAGATCGATGGCCTTCGTCAGCCTGGTGTGCCGATCACCGATGGCGACGATGTCGTCCACGTCACTCTTCTTGAGTGTGCGTGCCAGGTCTTGACCAAATACCAGTTTCACGTCGAAGCCATGGCCGATTCCCATGCCGGGGAACGGAGCGCGCAGGTTGGGTTGACGTGCGTCTTCTGGTGCCGCGATCTCGCTTGCGCACCGCTGCATCCAACGGTCGAGGCTTTCGATGCAGGTCGCAGTGCCGACTCCGCCCACGATCACGTCCGTTCGCCGCGTGGTCATGGTGCGGTCAAACGCTCCATATGCTGTGATCCCTTTGCGCGGACAGATGTGTTCGCCGGTGGCAAAGCGCAAGCGCGGTTCTGCTATGTGTTCGAGCTTCATGGCGCGTCAAACAGTCCCTTGATCGGAGAATTTTCATTGTCTTCCGAGGTGTCCCGCAGCGGGAGCCACGTTTCGTCAGGCAACGCAGGATGGTTGGCGAACGAGACCGTATCGCCGAAGGTTAGCGTCGGCGCCGGAGCGCTGGCCGCGGCGAAGAGATCTTCTTGGTCAAGAGCGGTTAGCCACGATGTGAGAAATCGGAAGTGGTCGCTGACCGTTCTGTTGACCTCGGTCTTCTTCAGCCAGGTAAGGCTTTTGTCGGCATAAACGGACCGCCGATAGTTGTCCCCATGACTGAAGTACCAATCGGGTGTCAGCGCGATATACCACCGGCCTTCATTGAGCAAGAAGTCCGCAGCGAAAGCGAAGTGTTTGCAGATGAACGTGCGGCTGGAGTCGTTCTTGTTGATCTTGCGCTCATACACTCGCCGAGTCGCCTTCTTGTGTCCAGTCCAGGTTTCTTCCCGAAGCAGATCCGCGTCGTTGTGCGGGAGAAACGCAAACAGGTTGTCTTCGTGCATCCACTGCACGCGGTGCTGGTAGAGTTTTTGCTGCAAGGTAAAGCGAAGCAGCGATTTGAAGATGCGCTCGCGATCTTCGTCGATGCCATGGAATTCATGAGGACGCAGTGGCGTGACCGTTCCGAGATCGACTAGCCGAGCAAACGGTCCCTGGCTGTCGTCCAGTGGAAGAAAGGTGATGAGTTGCCTGCCGCTAACCTCGTAACCCGAGGGAACGCGCAAGTTCATCTGCAAGAGAGTCTCTCGGATGTGCTTGCGCTGGTTGCGAATGGACTTGCTGGCCGGCGTGATGTCATCCCTTAGGTCTGCGATGTAGAGAGACTGGGGGAAATAGACCTCAAGCAGGTTGAGATTCGCACGCTCAGTCACTGACGATGGCGGGTCAAAGTCCTTCTCCGCCAGGCCGGCGGCAACGCCGCCTCGCATATACGCACGTACCACCTCCAAAGCGGCCGACAGTCGCAAGGGTTCGACGTTTGCCGCTTGTGCGCAGATGTCGCGCATGTCCACGATATCGTCCGCACTGTTGAAGGCGATCTTGCCGTTTGCAGCGCGTTCAATTGCGTCCTTCGAGTAGCTGGACTGCTTGCGAACTAGAACGTACGTGATCAAGCGCCGATAGCGCTTTTCGAGACCGTGCTTGAGAAAGGTCTCAATGGTCGTTTTGATCTTATCGAGAGTGGGGGTACCGGTTACCTGGACGGCGACACCTGCATGGTCGTCTGCCAGATCGATCCCAGGAAAATTGGCTTTCTCCGTGGCGTTTAGGTTGCGTAGTCCCGTCCAGCCATAGAGTTCGCGCAGCACCCCAAGAACAAGGCCTTCCGATACCTTGTGGATGTCGAAGCTGCCCATTGCTGACGACGCCTCAACTTGCTTTTCTAGCTGCGCCATGAGGTCACGGAACTCGTTGAGCAGGTCAAGATGCTTCAATGCTTTTCTCCCCGTCCAAGGTCGTCCAAAAATAGGCCGACGGAACCGCTCTATGTACCTAGACCTTAGGCGCTTCCTACTGCTGAGCGAGACCAGCGGAGCCTGAAAATGGATCCATGACAAGTTTACGTGACGCCAGTCAGCGAAACCCGGTAGTTCTAGTCTTCAACTAATCGCACACGGATTAGCAAACCGATTCGGTCGTGATGATCATAATGCACTGATGTTCATACGAGTCGGTTGTGCCACGGGGCTATGTCTATAAATGTGTGCCCATCGGAAGTTGGATCGCGAAGTTCCAGCAGCCCAATCTGTACCAGCGTCTCAACATAGCTCTGGAGCTTGACACCATACTCGTTCAGGCGTGCTCCGAACACAAAATGGCAGTACTCGTTGGCAGCGTTCGGTCCAAAGACATGGTCGCCGTTCTTCAAGACAATGGTTTCGCCGTCGTCAACGAGTTCCTCGTCTCCCCACGCGTTCGTGAATGTCTCTGGCTCGTAGTCTTCCAAAGCGAATAGTTCAAGGTATGGATAGCTGTTTTCTGGGTTGATTCCACCATATTGCCAGTGCTCGTGAATTGTCTCCCACCCGTCGGCGACGTCTCCCTCGAAGTCGATCGGCCTTTCGGCAACACGCAATTCACCGCGCATCTTGCTAAGCCATTTGGTCCACAGGACACCGCACTCCACTTGACGAGCTTCCGCGGAGCTGAACGCATAGATTAGGTTGCAATCGCGAGAAAGCAGCTCGACGTCGGCCTGTTCTGCATCGAGTGCCTTTACCCATTGGGCCATGTCGGCGTACCGAGTCAGAATTGCGAATGCTTGTTCGTCTAAGACGCTGGATGCGGGAACGGTAACAGTCGCTGATTTTTGGTCGAGCGTCAAAATTCCACGCCCCCATGTCTCGGCGATGTACGTTTGCAGGTTCATTACTAGGAACTGATCTACAGACTCAATGTAGACAATCAGATGCGTCGGCTCCTTGTCAAGGAACCAGTGCCTAAGGTGTTCGATATCCATTGATAGGCCAACGCACTTCGCTTTCTCGAACTCCTCCTTGTTCAGCGTCGTCGCCATGACGCCTTTCATTTGGAACCATACCAGCGAGTTTGTGACTTGCTTTTTTCCGGACCTCAAGTCTTTCGTCAGGTGCAGTCCAATATCGCGTGCTGCTCGATCACGCTCGTATTTGACGAACACGCCGTAGTGGGTGGCCAACTCTTCGAACTTGGCCATGTAGTTCTGCTCGAACGCATCGGTTTTTCCAACGATTAGCATAATCAGCATCCTCAACGACTATCTAAACGACCACGTAGAAAAAGGAGGGGCACTCCCGATGTTGGGACCCACTTCAAGTGTCGGCATCTTCCTCGGCCATGCGGCGCCCCTCTTCCAGTTGGCGTTCGACTTCGCGGACCGCGTAGTCGCGCAACTCGCGGTACAGCTCGAATGCCGGATCGCTCTTCGCCAACAGCGCGAGTCGCTGTTCTGACATCGCCTTGAGTTCGAGGTCGAAGGGGAACGGCTGCCCCGGCGCGCCTGAGCGCGCCCCGCTCACGCTGGCGGCGAAGATGGCTGACGAGAGGTCCCTGTGAGTCGTGCGGCCGACGCCCCGCGCAGCCTTGAGCACGCGTGCGACGAAGCCTTCGTGGGAGTAAACAAAGCGTGGGCCGGCCTCGCGAACGATCGCCGTGATGACCTTGAAGTGCTCGTCGGTGCCGCCGGCGAGCCAATCCTCCAAGGCAGCGACGCAGGCTGCGTCGTACGGACTGCACAGCGCCTCAATAAGCTCAGCGAAGCGGTAGCTGAAGGCGTAGTCACCAATCCTGCCGCGCGCCCAATCGAGCAGCCCGCGGAGTATCTCTCGCCCTTCCGAGAGCGATAGAAGGTCAAGTGCGTCGCGCCTCCCCAGGACGCCCCCGAGGGGTTGCATCCCCCAGTCTCCGCTAGCGATCGCGCCTTCGATACGCGTCTTCGCGAGTTCGATGACCGAATCTGGCACCCGGCGGATGGCCTTTTTTAGGAAATCGTTGGTCCAGTACTCGTCTAGTCGAGTCGCATGTCGTAGCCCGTCGACCAATCTCCGTAGCTGGTCGTCGTGGATCATGTCGAACGGGATCGTGTCTTCATGGACGATCCACATGAAAAAGTCGCGTGCGTAGCGCAGCGCGCAGTCCACGTCGACGCTGGTAATGAGCTCGATCGCCAGCCGCTTGTCGTTCCGCGCCACTTCGTGCGTGATGTGAGGCGTGTACCGGAGGATCGGTCCTTCGTGGCTGGCGAAGATTCGTCTGAGCGCCCGGAGATCGAGGTCCGAGTACGGAGCGAGGTTCGTCGCAAAAAGGTAGCCTTCGGCGACAACCTGCAGATGCGTGTCATCCGTGGCGAGCATGCTATCCACCAGCGCCGAGGCCTCCTCTCTCGCGCCCATCAGCAAGAAACTCAAAGCGCATCCTGTGTGAGGCGATAGCTGTGAGTTCTTGCCACGCAGATGTTCTTGCACGAGGTATCGTGCAAGCGGGAGGTTCGACTCAAGCAGGCGAGCGAGGAACAATCGTGCCGCCCCGTGATCTGGTGAGCCGTTTGCCTGACCGATGTCCTCCAAGCGATCATGCAGGAACTGCGCAAGTTGTGCCGGCTCGGAGTAGCGTGCGCCAAGCTCGCTGCAGAGTGCATTGACGTCAGCATCGTGCTGCGGTCGGCCAACATTCTCTTCGATCGGCCATGTGTTCGTCCCCCAGGCGTCCATGAAGGCACGGGTCGTGCGCGTGTCAAGATCGCGATCGAGGTGCTCGAAAATCCGTCTTGCCGTTGGCCGCGTGCGTTCCGGGCCGTAAAGGGCATGCCAGGAAACGGATTCCGCCACCCTGACCAGAACCGGTGCGGTCACGATTACCGTGCCGAGCAACGCATCGGTCTTCTCAAGCGTCTCGAGGAATTCGTCGCCCCAGGAGTCGGAGTCCTCCGGCTGTGTGGCCATGGGGGCACGAAGGGCGTTGGCAAGATGCTGTGCTGCGAGAAAGGCTCGGCGCTGATTCGTATTTGAGAGGCTGGAGAGTAGCTCGGCGATGATTCGCTGCCGCACCTGACTGACCCTCTCGCGCTGAATCGAGAAGGTCGAGAGCGTGATTTCGCGGCTGGACGCAGCGGAGGTGAAATGTCCTTCGGTCGCAAGGGCGCCCTTGAGCACCTCGAAGGGCGTGTATAGGCCCTTCCAGCTCTCCGGATAATCGAGAAGGGATAGCGCGAAATCGACCACGCCCTCAACGAATTCGATTGGTTTCCGTGGATCCGGTGTCGCCAGTTCCGTCAGCAATCGGATGGCGTGGTGCGGGTGCGGGTGCGTTGGGCGCTCATCGTGTTGTCCGACCTCCCATAGCAGTGAGCAGGCGTCGGCGAGGTGGCCGAGGCTGTACGTCGCTCCTTGGATGATGCGGCACACATCCTTGTCCTGACCATGCCCCTCGTCGATCAGCCGTCGCGCGAGGGTGAGGGCTTGCCTAGGCTGGAAGTACGCAGCCGCAGCGGCAGCCTTGACCTGGGCATTTACATAGTCATCTGCCCATACGAGTTGCGACCACAAACCATCAAGCAGCGTACTTTCAGACGTGTCTCCCTCGTTTCGCCGCCAGTCGAGGCGACCGAGGTTCAGGAGTACGTGTTCTTTGTGCTCGGGTATGGACTCAGAAAAGAGCTTCTCGGCGTAGCCGTTCGATGCCCCACTTGGCGTTATGCATGCGGTTTCGATGATCGAGTCGGCCAAAAGGTCGGGCGAAAGCCGGTACCTAGCGCCACGCTTGAAGAGCACGCCCGCGTCGACGAGTAGCTGTACCAAACGGGACGCGTCGGGAGCTGCGACTCCCTCTACGCTTGCGAGAAGTTCGAGCACGTGCTTGTCATCTGGGGCAACCGGCTGGATGAGTGCCAGCACCCGAAGAATCTTGTGCACGCGGTCTTGCTCTTTTCCTTGTGCAATGCCTTGCGCGATGACCTTCTCGTAGTGCTTCAGCACCATTGTCCGGAAGACTTCGTTCGAGGCGAAGAGCTCTGGATGCACTCCTTCGGTGGCGACGATCTGCGCACCGACGACGACAGCGAGGGGGCTGTCATACGCAGCGGACGCGATTGCTTCCGCTGCATCCGTCGGCGCCCCAAGCTTGTTTAGCACTTGCGTTGCCAAGATGACCCCATCCCGCTTCGTCGGCTTGGTCAGCGTGATCGACCTGATCAGGTTTCCGGCTAGAGCGTAGCGCGCAAGCTCCCCCAAAATGACATCGCTCCAATATGGACGGTAGACGAGGAATAGGCGCGCCTGCGAGCGGGTGTCGGCGACGTAACGGATAAGCTGGACGAGGTCGCCGCGGTCATGAACATCATCAACGATGAGGAGTTTCTCGCCAGCCCCAAGATCCTCGAGGCTCTTCGCCGTGATTTCCTCGGTCGGCGAGGCTACGACCATGCGGACTTCCGGGTGCTGAACGGCGTATGCCTCCAAGGCAGCGCGAAGTACCCGCGATTTCCCCTCGCCGGCGCGACCAATGAGGCTCACCGCGATCACGCTTCGATCAGCGAGGGCGCGTGCGAGGTCGTCGAGTTCCGCCGCCCGGCCCACGAGTTCCCAGCGCTGATTATTGAAGGGCCGACCGTCTACGAGCAGAGGCGCAAAGAATTCGTCAACCGATTGCCAGGGCCCCGCCGCTAGTTCGCCGGTCAATGCGAAACGCTGTGTCGGGAAGTAGATGTCGGCGATGCGCACCTGCTCGCGCTTGGGCAGATTACGGAAGATTCGAGTGATGTCGATTTGGTCCCACAAATCCCACCCTCGCGCACGCCTGATTTCGTTGCGGGCATCGGGACTGGCCACGCGAGAGAGGAGGATATGCTTCTTCTTCGCGGCAATCGTCTGGGCCTTGATTGCCTTCTTAACCTTGTCCGGACCGAACTGCGATTCGCGCTTGCACTGGTACGTATACAACTCGTCGTTCTCGAACCGTGCCTCGATGTCGATCCCATATTGCTTGTGTCCGGTCTTCCCGGCGGGGTGGACATCTGCTTTCCCATGCAGATAGGTCGAGAGAAGATCGAGGCAGAAGTACTCGAAGCTGTCGGGCAGCAGGCTGGGGAGCGGAAGAGGTCGATCGAAGGACACCGTTGTTGCCTCCGGGGTGTAGCCCGCCGCATGCGACAGTTTCGTTACATCGACCTTGAGCGTTGCAGCAAGCTTTGCGAGTTCGTTCGCTCGTGGTCGAGATGTTCCTGCTTCCCAGCGGCTGACGGTTTGTTGAGATGCGCCGAGTCGGTGTGCGAGTTCCGCTTGAGTTGCGATTCCCGCCACGACTCTCATCGAGCGAATTTGTTCGCCCAGGGCCACATAGCGCGGCGAAGTTTTCATACTCATTTAGTGTGTGCGATGGACTGTACGCATAATATGCGTATGAAGAGTGAATTGCAAAGAACGGCCGCCAGTGTGCTCCATGGGTCACTAGTAGATGCAGATGAGAGTCCGCGGATACTGGCTTGGCCGCTCTGTTTCATTCGCCTGATCGACTTGTAGTGCTTCCTCGACAATGGGAAAAATCTGAACGCCCGCAACTAGCCAAGCTCATGAGCCACTTTGACGAACTACCGCGTCGCGATCGAAATCACGAGATTGAGGACAAGGCGATCGCCGCCTTCCAGATGCGGATTAACGAAAGCAACGCATTCTTTCTGCAGATAACGGACCGCAAGGACTACGGGACCGATTGCCAGATCGAGGTGAAGGCTGATGGGCGTGCCACGAACGCCAGGGTCCACGTTCAACTCAAGGGAACTGAGCGTGCGCTAACCGTGATGGCAATCCGCGCAGGCGTGCTCGGCCGCATGGCTACGCTTGCCTGCTCGCATTTCGAGCATGTCATCTCACTTGGTTTCTCCACGCTCGGATTCGATTTATGCATCAACGCCTTCCTTAGGCGCCACAACGACAAATAAACAATTCCCAGACGACGAAATGACGAACATACCTCTCGGAGAGCCGGAACTTGGTCAGAACGGCGCACCAACCAAGGCTTTTGATCAGACTCCTCGTACGCGCCGGGCTTTCTCATATCAAGACTATGCCGCATACGCGTTATTGTTGAAGTCGATCGATGGGGGTCCCTATAAGGAGCTATGGGTCGAGCATCACAATGACATTCTTGCTGCACGACAAGACGGTCTCTTCGATCTGTATCAGGTTAAAACCCGAGAGCCGTCTGACGAACCCTGGATGATAGGTGATGATGCCATTTATGAAACTATAGCCAAATTTTGCACTATTCAAAAAGATCATGGCAACGAGATCGCTGCCTACTACATCTACTCCAACCTTCGCCCATACGTTCCCGCCCCCAACGCTTCAGCAAGTAGAAAATCGCGCTCACTGCACGCGCTTCAACACGAGATTTTTCAAAGTGGAGTCGAGAATATATCTGATGATTATCGGGATGCGTTTCTTAAACTCAAGAAAGCAACCTGCTCAAATGAGGATATATTATGCGGTGTCCTTAAAAAGCTATTCTTTGTCGTCGGCCCCGCTTTAGACTCTTTTCGTTCCGGTTTGCCTGCAGCGCTGTGCGAGGTACGGCCGAAACTAACGCGCTGGCGAATAACGGAGGTCATGAATCTGCAGCTCGAGCTGCTTCGCCGTGTCGAAGCAGCTGGTTCCGCAGAAGTACCTCCGCTGTTGCTACACACATCGCCGATTTCGGCAGGTGGGCTTCCGTCGGCGGAAATTTATTGGCGCCGAGTGCGTGCGAGCGCGATAAGACGCAACATCTCGCTGCGAATGCTTCAGCGCAGGTTTTCCCGAGTGTTTTTTGCCGTTGGCAAGGTTGCGGTGTGTGTTGTCGCTGGGGGGCTTCTTTTTAGACCGCTGCTTCAGGTCAGCGCTTTGCAGAGTGCTTTGAACGTTATCCAGCGTAGCCAAAACGGAGTGCGGCCAGCCGAATTCGCCGAGTCTGTCGCAATTGTCCGGGCAGCGAGAAAACCACTAAATCATCTTAGCCTCGACGGAGCAAACATAGAGTGCCAAGATTTGTCGGGTCTGGAAATGGTGCGCGCATCGGGACAGTCCATGCACGCCACCGGCGTCACCTTTGATAATAGCATCTTAGCAGGCGCGGTCTTCAATGACAGTGAGTTGAATGGTGCGAAGTTTCGTCATGCACGTATGGATGAGATTGTTCTGAGTAAAAGCAATATGCTTGTCACCAATTTTTCTGGTGCGGAAGCCAAGAATGCAAATTTCTCCGAGGCGACACTCAACGGCGCAAATTTTTCCCACGGCGTGTTTTCGGGGGCAAATTTTAAGAATGCAGTTCTCGATTCTAGCGATATGCGCAGTGCCGACTTGAGTATGACAAATTTGAAAGATGCCGTACTTACAGATGCCGATGTTAGTGGGGCAGATTTTACTGGTGCAAAGAATTTGACTCAGGAAATGCTGTTGAGTGCCTGTGTCAGTAGCTCTAAATTGCCAATTGTTGATAAGCCGTTAAAACCAACTTCTAGGGCGTGCTATAAAACAGAAAAGGAAGAAGAGCAACGGATGGTTAAACGTTTTGCCTTGCTCGTGACCGGTCAGGTGGCGGTAATTCAGGGGTATTGCAAGGACTTTGAGCATAAGTTCCGTCCAGCTGACTCGAAACTACATCCTCAAGATAACGAGAGAATATGGTTCGATACAGATGTACTGGGAGATCAACGTCCTCACTAACCGGCAACTCAGGCTACCGGACGCCTTGCGAGTCGGCAGTCGCGTGAGTACATCTTTCAGATTGGCGTAGGGATCATGCTCGTTGAGCTTGGCCGATTGGATCAGGCTCATGACGGCAGCCGAGCGTTGACCGGCGCGCAGTGAGCCCGCGTGAGGGGCGCAGGTGAAAGCGCTACCGTTTTGGAGAGCTTTTGCAGAGCCAGTGCGAGCTGGCCGCGATAGAGTGCTTGAAGTACTGCGCCTCAGGCGCATCGACCGTGTAGTTTTAGGGGCACTTTTCCGGGGCTGCGACTTTACATTCCACGCATACTCGGCAGCGGAAGTCCCGGTGACCAGCGGGATACGACGCGTTCTTTACAGCCGGAGGTTCCGCTAACCGTTCTAAGCGGAACTTGGTCTAGATCTGTAAAGAAGGGCCCCGAAGTTCTTGTCTAATCAATGGGTTAGGCGGGAATTTACGGGGCTTTTTTGTTGCTGACCAGATCATGCGCGAGCAGAAAATGACGAAGGTTGAGTTGCAACCGGCGAACTAGACTTTAGGGACCATGCCTGCCTTCAGGGAGGGGTCATGAGACACGTGATCAAGCGTTTTCTGTTTGCGGTTGCACTGCTGACAGTGATTAGCGGCACCGTTGGCACCTTTACCGTCCTCACCGCATCGTCTGCGCATGCAGAGCCGTGTGGCGGCCGGGGGTATCCGGAGGGCGGTGGCGGTAGCCGGCCCTAGCCAAAGGCCATCACGCGACCAGTTCTTTTTTGCCCCAGGGGCCGCTTCCGTTCGTTCCGGTGGGTACCTGTAGCGTGGCAAGCACACAAGCCTGCAGCCCTTTGGGTTGCGGGCTTTTTTGCCGTTTGCGTTTCCCACGCAGCACACAGACAGTTGAACACGGTGATGCGGTCGACAAGTCATCCCTGATCTGTCAGATTGCCGGTTCGTCATCCGCTCCGGCCCATTCTGGGCTGCGCGGCGCTACTTGGGAGTGTTTCGCATGTCTACGGAAGACCAGTCAGAGCGTGTTTCCCTTGCCGTCGTTGCCACTGTGATCGGTGTTTTGCTGATCAGCGTGGTCATTTACGCGGTGCGATTCATCAGCGGCCAGGATGCCGCGTCGGCGGGCGGGGGCGCTGCACCGGCAGCGGTGTCCACAGGTT
Proteins encoded in this window:
- a CDS encoding SMEK domain-containing protein, whose translation is MKHLDLLNEFRDLMAQLEKQVEASSAMGSFDIHKVSEGLVLGVLRELYGWTGLRNLNATEKANFPGIDLADDHAGVAVQVTGTPTLDKIKTTIETFLKHGLEKRYRRLITYVLVRKQSSYSKDAIERAANGKIAFNSADDIVDMRDICAQAANVEPLRLSAALEVVRAYMRGGVAAGLAEKDFDPPSSVTERANLNLLEVYFPQSLYIADLRDDITPASKSIRNQRKHIRETLLQMNLRVPSGYEVSGRQLITFLPLDDSQGPFARLVDLGTVTPLRPHEFHGIDEDRERIFKSLLRFTLQQKLYQHRVQWMHEDNLFAFLPHNDADLLREETWTGHKKATRRVYERKINKNDSSRTFICKHFAFAADFLLNEGRWYIALTPDWYFSHGDNYRRSVYADKSLTWLKKTEVNRTVSDHFRFLTSWLTALDQEDLFAAASAPAPTLTFGDTVSFANHPALPDETWLPLRDTSEDNENSPIKGLFDAP
- a CDS encoding helix-turn-helix domain-containing protein, which gives rise to MSMKTSPRYVALGEQIRSMRVVAGIATQAELAHRLGASQQTVSRWEAGTSRPRANELAKLAATLKVDVTKLSHAAGYTPEATTVSFDRPLPLPSLLPDSFEYFCLDLLSTYLHGKADVHPAGKTGHKQYGIDIEARFENDELYTYQCKRESQFGPDKVKKAIKAQTIAAKKKHILLSRVASPDARNEIRRARGWDLWDQIDITRIFRNLPKREQVRIADIYFPTQRFALTGELAAGPWQSVDEFFAPLLVDGRPFNNQRWELVGRAAELDDLARALADRSVIAVSLIGRAGEGKSRVLRAALEAYAVQHPEVRMVVASPTEEITAKSLEDLGAGEKLLIVDDVHDRGDLVQLIRYVADTRSQARLFLVYRPYWSDVILGELARYALAGNLIRSITLTKPTKRDGVILATQVLNKLGAPTDAAEAIASAAYDSPLAVVVGAQIVATEGVHPELFASNEVFRTMVLKHYEKVIAQGIAQGKEQDRVHKILRVLALIQPVAPDDKHVLELLASVEGVAAPDASRLVQLLVDAGVLFKRGARYRLSPDLLADSIIETACITPSGASNGYAEKLFSESIPEHKEHVLLNLGRLDWRRNEGDTSESTLLDGLWSQLVWADDYVNAQVKAAAAAAYFQPRQALTLARRLIDEGHGQDKDVCRIIQGATYSLGHLADACSLLWEVGQHDERPTHPHPHHAIRLLTELATPDPRKPIEFVEGVVDFALSLLDYPESWKGLYTPFEVLKGALATEGHFTSAASSREITLSTFSIQRERVSQVRQRIIAELLSSLSNTNQRRAFLAAQHLANALRAPMATQPEDSDSWGDEFLETLEKTDALLGTVIVTAPVLVRVAESVSWHALYGPERTRPTARRIFEHLDRDLDTRTTRAFMDAWGTNTWPIEENVGRPQHDADVNALCSELGARYSEPAQLAQFLHDRLEDIGQANGSPDHGAARLFLARLLESNLPLARYLVQEHLRGKNSQLSPHTGCALSFLLMGAREEASALVDSMLATDDTHLQVVAEGYLFATNLAPYSDLDLRALRRIFASHEGPILRYTPHITHEVARNDKRLAIELITSVDVDCALRYARDFFMWIVHEDTIPFDMIHDDQLRRLVDGLRHATRLDEYWTNDFLKKAIRRVPDSVIELAKTRIEGAIASGDWGMQPLGGVLGRRDALDLLSLSEGREILRGLLDWARGRIGDYAFSYRFAELIEALCSPYDAACVAALEDWLAGGTDEHFKVITAIVREAGPRFVYSHEGFVARVLKAARGVGRTTHRDLSSAIFAASVSGARSGAPGQPFPFDLELKAMSEQRLALLAKSDPAFELYRELRDYAVREVERQLEEGRRMAEEDADT
- a CDS encoding DUF4365 domain-containing protein, whose amino-acid sequence is MSHFDELPRRDRNHEIEDKAIAAFQMRINESNAFFLQITDRKDYGTDCQIEVKADGRATNARVHVQLKGTERALTVMAIRAGVLGRMATLACSHFEHVISLGFSTLGFDLCINAFLRRHNDK
- a CDS encoding dsDNA nuclease domain-containing protein encodes the protein MTNIPLGEPELGQNGAPTKAFDQTPRTRRAFSYQDYAAYALLLKSIDGGPYKELWVEHHNDILAARQDGLFDLYQVKTREPSDEPWMIGDDAIYETIAKFCTIQKDHGNEIAAYYIYSNLRPYVPAPNASASRKSRSLHALQHEIFQSGVENISDDYRDAFLKLKKATCSNEDILCGVLKKLFFVVGPALDSFRSGLPAALCEVRPKLTRWRITEVMNLQLELLRRVEAAGSAEVPPLLLHTSPISAGGLPSAEIYWRRVRASAIRRNISLRMLQRRFSRVFFAVGKVAVCVVAGGLLFRPLLQVSALQSALNVIQRSQNGVRPAEFAESVAIVRAARKPLNHLSLDGANIECQDLSGLEMVRASGQSMHATGVTFDNSILAGAVFNDSELNGAKFRHARMDEIVLSKSNMLVTNFSGAEAKNANFSEATLNGANFSHGVFSGANFKNAVLDSSDMRSADLSMTNLKDAVLTDADVSGADFTGAKNLTQEMLLSACVSSSKLPIVDKPLKPTSRACYKTEKEEEQRMVKRFALLVTGQVAVIQGYCKDFEHKFRPADSKLHPQDNERIWFDTDVLGDQRPH
- a CDS encoding DUF4365 domain-containing protein, encoding MAKFEELATHYGVFVKYERDRAARDIGLHLTKDLRSGKKQVTNSLVWFQMKGVMATTLNKEEFEKAKCVGLSMDIEHLRHWFLDKEPTHLIVYIESVDQFLVMNLQTYIAETWGRGILTLDQKSATVTVPASSVLDEQAFAILTRYADMAQWVKALDAEQADVELLSRDCNLIYAFSSAEARQVECGVLWTKWLSKMRGELRVAERPIDFEGDVADGWETIHEHWQYGGINPENSYPYLELFALEDYEPETFTNAWGDEELVDDGETIVLKNGDHVFGPNAANEYCHFVFGARLNEYGVKLQSYVETLVQIGLLELRDPTSDGHTFIDIAPWHNRLV